Within Limanda limanda chromosome 1, fLimLim1.1, whole genome shotgun sequence, the genomic segment ATATAATATACATACACCCCTCTATATATACCTTCAACTATAATTATATACACACCCTCAGACGTATACATATAGACATCTGCAATCATGACACTTATTtacctacagacacacacatatatatatatatacattgaGATACATACAATGAGAGCATTTACAACCCCTTTAACAGGGCAAACTGTGACACGACTGTTAGCTTCATTCCTCTTCAATCTGattgtgctgttgtttttcagatGACCCTTTCCCTCTGGCGTCACTGCGCCTCTTGGTGCCGCCTCTGCAGCTCATGACAGCCTCGATGTTGCAGGTGCTGAAGAAACAAGATGTCATGAACTACTGGAACGTGGCAGAGTTTGTCTCTTTGGCAACCGACATGGTCCCGGAGCTGCTGATGTACAAGCACAGGACACAGCTGAACCTGGGATTAAGAGCCAGGGTGAGTACCAGTGGAGAGCCTAACGTAATCATAAATAATGTTATATTCAATTCTTTAAGATGTAGATATGTAAATGCTGTAATTTTGTGAcctgttatttttttccctaTAGTATATCCTTGAGCTGTGCCGAGGTGAAGAGCTTTTGGAAACTGACTTCATCTTATCTCACTTGGACAAGATTAAATCACAGAATCTCACACAGGTCGATAGAAGTTTTTCAGCTCTtggtttctttatttcattttacacaacaattttcttttttgttatcCTAAATTTCAGCTTCTTATTTCAGTATTTGTTGATTTAAATGAATGCTTTAATTGGCAGGTATCATTCATCTACATCACATCGGCAGTTATCCTGTAataaacatgtaataaatgtTTATGTCCATATGCAGATGAAGgaaatggaagaggaggaagtcgCAGTTAACTTTCTTGAGTTGATCCAGACTCTGATCAAAGGTCCTGAAGAGAGACAAGACTTTTTCAAGGTATGAGTTTTACTAACACCTCTGTGGAGCCAGATCCAGCTGTTTCCTCTGTAGCTTATGAAGCCATCATTATATTTCATAGGTTTGATTCTGTCAGTTGCAAAACTTTCAGACATATCTGAAATTACGATGCATTGCACAATgtaaagaaatgtaatatttaaagtCCAGgtatttatgtataaatacccaaatttgttttgtatttttgatgctgtaaaattgttttttatcaCAGTGTCTTTTATTCTTTGTAGGAGGTTTTCCTTGCAGAGTTCGGATCACAGTATGACACTGATCTGGAGACCCTGTTTTGCGAGTTCATCTGTCGACTGACTCAGCTCCTGCCTGTTCCTAGCCTCAAACAGGTAAGAGGGTCATTTTGAGTAAAGTGGTAACAAGCATATAACACTGTGGAAAAGAAATAACAACTTAACACTACTTGGGGTAATACTGCTGTCACCATCTGTTTCCCTCAGACTATGTCATGGCTCGGAGCTGACTGCTCAGTGTTGGAGGATTGTGTCCATTCAGTGTCTAAGTCTACAGACCTGAAGCACTTactccagcagcacaaagaCATGGGGCATTTAGAGCAACATGGTAAGTCTCTTCCTGTCACCACCTCCTTTGTGTTTCACTGTCATTGCTGACTCTATAACAAAAACGTATGACTTATTGTCCTTTTTTGAGCAGTTCCACCCTCTGGTATGGGCGAGtgcatcctctcctccctctctgcggTTCCTCCTAGCCGAGTGGCAAAAACTACATTACAACCCAACCAGTCATTTCCACCGCAAGGGCTCAGTGATGACACACAAACTGTCCCATTTGTGAATAACGTAGAGGTTGAAATAATCACAGTGACAGATTATGCAGAGGTTGAATTGGGCCCAAGCACCGACATTGAGCTGGTCATCGAGGAACACTGCTATGAAACGACAGACACAGTGGCTGAAGATTCCCTGGTTGTGCCTCCTGAAAGGACGACCAGGGAAGAAGTAGTTGATGAAGCGGCGGGAGGAGCGACACAAGCAAAAGTTGAAAGTGGTTTGACAAATGTCATCCAAACAGAAGTTCAGAGGCACGACCCGGCTTCCTCCCAACACACAGCTTCTTTGGGTCCTCACGACTGCCCAGACTGTGagaaaaaattcaagtttgcctCTTCACTGATCGCCCACAGGGTCATCCACACCGGGGAGCGCCCGCACCGCTGCAGCGAGTGTGGTCGCTGCTTCTCTTTCAGACAGTCCCTCGACAGGCACAGGTACACGCACAACACTGGACGCAAGTACGACTGTGCGGTCTGCGGCGAGACCTTCCACTCCTTGTCAGCCCGCACGGAGCACAAGCAAACACATATGGAGGATGGTGTTTACGCATGCCAGCAGTGTAAGAGGAAATTCACCTGGGAGCTGGCTCTCGCAAGGCACGTAAGAACTCACACCAATGACCCGTCCCCTGATAGGCCCACAGGAATCCTGAAGGATGGAGAAAAGCTGGTTATAAGTGATGAAATTGCCCTTGAGGATCCAGTTGTACCGACTGAGTCTGACGGCCAGGtggaagcagaggagaaaggTGATCAGGATCCAGAGAATGCAGAAGTTCAGAGCAGCGAGGGCATCATCCATGAGTCTGGAGGCCCGCTCCCTGACCTCGATAATCATCAAGGCGTGCCCGCAGCGAATGTCCGCACAAGTGGGCGCAAACGCAAACCCACCATGAAGATTCAGGTGATCAATTTGCAGAAGCGCCTGAGCACGAAGAGAAAAAAGATCACCAGAGTCGACCCTCCGGACCTGAAGCCTCTGCCTTTCAGCTGGTAAAAAACTCTGCTCTTATCTACATTCTTTGTTGTGTCTTACAAagtttctccctcctctgtgtttgtggtTCTTGCACCGTTTTCAATCATCAGTGTATTacagaaactctgtgttttagtTATGTTTGATATATTGGTTATTGTTTGCTGTTGTTTAAAGCACCtcttgtttatttgtctttacaGCGCAGAGCACTCGTATGGGTCACCCATGGTCTCGTCAAAGGACAGCAATGAAAGTGAGTGTtcatttgttgacatttttagttGTTGATATTTCCATCACAGTTATGTAATCAGAGAGACTGGATAACGTAGGCACCCCAGAgcataaaacaataaatcagtGCAACTGGAAAGTGCATTCTATTTTAATAAAAGATGATAATTCAGTTATTGGGTCTAGCTAAAAAGATATTGCAAATAATTGTctgaaaaaagttttaaatcttCCTTTATAAGATGAAGACAGTAATATTTCTTCAGTAACTTGTAACTCATTATGTGATCAAAATAGTTCATAGTTAACTTTGAAGAAGTGACAGTTTCTTCATGAAAGTAACTGTCAAGTCGTCTTCCCGTATTCTGAAATAACCTGTGTGTCCACTGTCATTTTGTGCAAAATAtccatataatataataattgtatgtatatgtaaaaaaaaaaatacaaacgtgCCATTTTACCTATTTTAGCACAAATTTAAATTTCTCCCATAACTCTTCTCCTCAGCTGTTTTCTCCTGTCCGAAGTGCTCCTTCCACCACTCCGACGAGGTGCAGGTCCAACAGCACATTGACTCCTTTCACTCtgctgaggctgaggaggacAAGTCGTCCCTTCACCAGCTCGCTGATGAACAAGAAGGCTTTAGTTGTTCAGACTGTGAGAAGAGCTTCAAGTTCCAGTCTTTACTGAAGGCCCATCAGAGGATCCACACGGGCGAGCAGCCCTTCCTGTGTTCTCAGTGCGGACTGCGCTTCTCCTTCAAGCAGTCGCTGGACCGGCACAAGCAGACGCACAAGTCCGGACGCAAGTACGAGTGCCTGATCTGCGGAGAGTTCTTCAAGTCCCTGGTGGCTCAGAGGGAGCACAAGAGCACCCACATGGAGAATGGCGCATACCTGTGTTCCGAGTGTGGCCGGGCGTTTGCCTGGAAGTCGGCCCTGGTGAGGCACGTGAAGACCCACGGCGAAGACGCCGACAAGGGGGAGCGGCCTCACAAATGCCCTCAGTGTGACCTTAGCTTCAGCTGTGCCAGCTACCTCAACAGGCACGTCCAGACCCACCAGGAAGAGAAAGTGCACAAGTGCAACTGCGGGAAGAGCTTTGCCTACCGAGCTGCTCTGAGCGCCCACCAACGCATCCATCAGAGGGAGCGGCCGCACACGTGCACCCAGTGCGGCAAGGGGTTCCTCTACAAGGGGGGGCTCCGGAACCACATGAAGATCCACTCGGAGGAGATGCCCTTCATGTGCTCCTTCTGTGGCAAGAGCTTCAAGAGGGAGCGCAGCATGAAGAAGCACGAGCGCTGCCACACCAGGGAGAACGTTTTCAGCTGCTCCCAGTGCGACAAGAGTTTTGTTTACAAGGCCACGCTGATCCGACACGAGCTGACTCACTCGGGCGAGAGGCCGTACCTCTGCTCCGACTGCGGGAAGGGCTTCTTCTCCCACGCCGAACTCCTGAAGCACGAGCGCTTCCACACGGGCCACAAGCCCTTCCAGTGCCCGCACTGCGGCAAGAGTTTCACCCAGTCTTGCTACCTGACCATTCACCTGCGCTACCACACCGGCGTCCGGCCCTACTCGTGCACCGAGTGTGACAAGAGCTTCCTGAGTGCCAACAGGCTGAAAAGACACCAGCGGATACATTCGGGGGAAAAACCTTTCCTGTGTGGAGAATGTGGGAAGAGCTTCAGGCAGTCTTATAATCTCAAAATGCATCAACGAACACATATCATGAAGTTAACATAACTGGGCAAGACTTCATTTATTGGTCTGGAGACTGATACAtcggaaattaattaattatatgtATATTAAGTCTGGAACAAAAGTGAAAATGGAAGTATTATTGCGACTGAACTGCATCTCATAATACTTGCTAATAACATGTTCACAAGTTAAATGTCTCCTTTTGGTTAATGGTTGTGTTGCCATTGAAGCACACTGAGCAGAGGAATGTTTTTCAGATGTATTGTGTACCATCAGTGTTAATTGACTCAAAATCTTCAAATAATAAACAGAAGAAGGTTCTACATAAATTCAGTCTTTATTGAGAAGGGGCTCTAGTTTTACAACAGAAAATCAAAACAGGTTGGAAACGAAGCTTTAAATCTTTTGTGCtacaacaaaatacattttctcttgATGGCAGTAGTTGTTTTTCAGCAACAGTGAAGAAACATGGGCTCGTCTCAGATCAGCAGTagtacacacacaggccccactGAGACGCTTTTACAAGATTAGATCAAACtttcatgggaaaaaaaaagagtaaatgaCACAATTCCTGCAGTACTGACATTACTGAATGAATGAGATCGGGGCTGCACTCCACTGATGAGATGTTTGTGCCAGGTCAGAACAGATGTGTGCAGGAGAGGTAGTGACCCCCCCGCTGCCCACACAGTGACCTACACAGCGATGTGCAGGGTGATGGGGCAGTGGTCGCTTCCCATCGCCTGGTTGCGGATCTTGCTGTCGCACAGGCCCGGCAGCAAGGACGACGACAACATAAAGTAATCCAGCCTCCAGCCCACGTTCTTGGAGCGGGAGTTCATCATGTAGGTCCAGAAGCTGTAGGCGTTGGTCTGCTCTGGGTAAAGCTCGCGGAAGCTGTCGGTGAAGCCGGCCTCCAGCAGCTGGCCGAAGCCCTCGCGCTCTTCGGGGGTGAAGCCGGCGCTCTTCTTGTTGCCCTTGGGGTTCTTCAGGTCGATCTCCTGGTGGGCCACGTTGAGGTCGCCGCACAGCACCACCGACTTCTGCATGTCGAGCTCGCTCAGGTACGACTGGAAGTCCACGTCCCAGGTTTTGCGGTAATCCAGGCGCACGAGGCCTCGGCCGGAGTTTGGCACATAGACGGTCACCAGGTAGAAGTTGGGGAACTCGGCAGTGATGACGCGGCCCTCCTTGTCGTGCTCCTCTTTGCCtggggaggagacaggaggttcACTCAACTACTAATGGCAAACACTTGaccaaaaatattcagtttagCAATTGATGTTCACAGTGGAGATGTAGAATAAATCACTAAAAGACTAATATCTAAACCCACGACTCACCGATGCCATAGGTCACGTTGATGGGTTCGGTCTTGCAGAGCATGCCCACCCCGCTGTAACCCCCCTTCTCATCGGAGGTAGCCCAGTACTTGTGCGGGTACTCGGGCATCGAGGTGATGTCGGCTGGGAGGTCCTTCTCCGCACACTTGGTCTCTTGCAGGCACAAAACATCTGGAGCCTCGTCACGCACCCACTGGGAAAGAAGAACACAGATGTTACACATTAaacgcacacatatacacatttgTCTCTGCTCTATTACAGCCTGGAAACTAGCTCCTGTTTCTCAGGGTCACTGGTCACTCACATCCAGGCCCTTCTTTTTCACCCAGGCCCTCAGTCCGTCCACATTCCAGGAGGTGATCTTCATGTTGGCGTCCCGTCCATCCTTGCTGGTCATTTTGTCGGGAGGATCCTCGTACAGAATTGGCGCCTCCGGTTCCTTAGCCTTCTTTGCTTTCTTCGGAGGGGCTGTGAGGTGGAAGACAGGACACGTCATAATGGAATTGGccaaggtcaggggtcagagatGTACAGTAGCTTTGAATATATACCAAATGTAATGAATAATATCTTTTGGAAGCATGTAAATGTGCGCTGACATACTCGTGCTGGTTTCAGTCTCCCCATCTGCTGtagccgcctcctcctctgccttcttGCCTCTTTTCATGCTTGAACTCGCTCTGGTGGCAAACACACctcgcagacacacaacacgcacacacaacagcacacacgCCGCTGGAAAAAACAGAAGAGGGAGTTAAGTGATATACTCATCTAAAAGTGTTCAGTCCTTAATGCCATAAATGGCAAGACTCAGCCAGCAGAACACTCGGTAGAAAATGTAACCGTTAGATGTGTGTCAATGTAAATATTAGCTGTAAACATCATTTTCAGCTTCTCATGTGTATAATTGTCAGAAGATATTCTTAGAGTCTTTGTCAGTCAAAACAAGCATTTTCAGGAAATCACTGTGGACTCTGGGAACTTAGTTTATAAACACTTTACATTCCATTGATTTGGGGGGGAATTGACAAATGATTGATTATGAAATTTGGTGACAAATGCTTTCACTCAAATCTGAATCGACAGTAAGATAAAATGAGATAATCCTCTATTAGTCCCACAATCGGGACATTTTCAATATTCCAGCAGCAAGAGTCAGAAATAGACAACAGTAAGTAATACGTAACGAAGTGTAAGGATAATAAAGTGTAAGCAGTAtacaaaatatagaaaaatatatatatacagtgtaaaaacaagaCAATTATTTGCAGTGTGAGAATATAAGTATAGGCTGATAGACTTCACTTAACATAGttattatacatatttattgaTTCCTTAAACTTTGTTATAAAATAACTTTGAATatgtataaattaatatatatttgtaccTCAATGTATTATTACTGATCGGTCAACATAACTGTAATGGGCCAATAGCAGCTGATCGATCTGTTTCTCACTTTAAGGGCTTTTTTTTACTGGAATCTTTTGAattgtttctatttttgtttgttccATTATCTCCATACAGATCCATTTAAATATCTACAGGCAGTAAAGTGGTTGAACCGGGATGTGTGCACCAGTATCGGCCTCTAGGAGGTCTGAAGCTCGACGTGTGATGGAGGTCCTCTCTGTGCAGGAGAGCTCACAGTCAAACTCACTCAATGCAACAATGTATCTCTGATCGGGTGGgggtgcagagcagcagcactcCGGCCACAGAAGCTACACCTGAGCTCATTCCTCTGTGTTGCACAGAGCAAGTTGAATGGAAAGCTAAGCTAatgctagctgctgctgctgctctgtgacaAAGAgcccggagcagcagcagcagcagacggcCTGCACAGAGAATGAATGGAGCCTGAGCAGACCCGCTGCCTTCAGATCAATGCAGACACGGCTCAGCGCAGTTCAGCAGCTTTTTTTTGATTCTGGAAAATAAGATGCAAATAATCTTACTTGTACTTTAGGCAACAGGATGCAAAGAGCGGAAAAGCGCTGCCGATCAGTCACTCCCCCAAACACTCGCTCGCTCACACACAAAGCAGCGGAGGCTTCTCACCATGTGCCTGCTGTAGTAAGTGGCTGCCCGAACATATGCCTGATAGAAATCGCGAAAGCAAAACgccacatgttttattttcaacttcaaaaaaataaataaagttgcaACAATATATGAAATAATAGTGGGTTGGACACAGAATATTATCCTGACGTGCTTCTGAGGGGGGGAATGAAGTTTGTTTCGTTGAGGCGAGCTCTGCAGCCGTCGGTGGGAGGGTCCTTCGAGGCTACATGGAGGAGTTTGGTTGTaggaagaagctgcagcagtgaaAGAAGCGGATTTAAAGTTTATCTGACACCAAGTTGGATTCATGTGAGCCACCGAAGGATATTAACACGCCAGGTATACCTGCTTTTTATCATACCCCGCGTTAAGCTAGGCTAGTTCTAGGGGAACGGTGTGTTGTCCCTGCTAGCATAGCATCTACACTCAGCTACACAGGTGGTTTTATTATGGTTTTGCTGTTTGTAGATAATGTGGTTTTAGCTAATCCAGTAATAAACTAGACGTATGGGTTTCAGTGTCATGagtttatttaataaaatatgaattcatgTTTGCATACTTACTTACAACTTACAGACTaaaaatacacactcacataatTCACCTGGTAGCCCATTCCTGTCAGGAAAAATCATTATAGGCTTGTGTTGGCAAATTAAATGTGAACATAGTTAAATTAAAATGGTGTCAGTGGTTtataattttattatatttttattttactatggCACAGCAAGTGAAAGTTATCAACGTGTTCAACGAAGCAGTCATTGCAGGAGGGCTGGGCATTAACACACTATGAAAACATGTATTAGTTTAATAGCGTTTTAAGTAATGCTAAGTATATGTGGATTAGACCTTATGTATGGtgcaagcacagtgaggaggtgtaATTAATATACCTCAGATATTTAGAATGATTAGCTGTTTATCACAGAGGATAAAACATCAGTCTTAAActtaaaagtaataataatgtgacatttataatGCTAATTAtggatataatatatatatacaatatataatttCTCATAATTGTGTATTAGCATTTAAATTTTGTTATCATAGCAACTCCTCCTGTTTTATCCCCTCTCAGGCATGGGCTTGCAAAAGAGATTGAATTATTAATGAGAAAGTTATCAGACATAATACTTCAGTAGCACTTAACCTGTCGACAGCAAACATCAGTCTTCACTGCACTTTgatattctctctctttttttccgcAGCCATGACTGTAATAATTGGGTTTGAGGGCAGTGCCAATAAGATCGGCATCGGAATCATCAGGGATGGAGAAGTTCTTTCCAATCCTCGACGCACTTACATCACACCTCCTGGTCAAGGTGAGTCAGATTCCTGTTGTAATATTAATGCCACCATCTCATCACCAGTGGTATGACAACGTCTTCAAAGTCCTGCATGTGAAAGTGACAGAATGTTATTTTTACCAATCAGGATTCATGCCGAGCGACACGGCCAGGCACCACCGGGCCGTCATACTGACCGTCCTGAAGGAGGCGCTGGAACAAGCAGGGCTCAAGCCTGCAGACATCGACGGGGTGGCGTACACCAAAGGTAACATAAgaacaatacaatatatatatatatgttgtttatatgtgtgtgtgagtgtttatttatttattttttccacatcATCTACACTTCACTGAAACAGTGGTATCTCAGTTATGTTGACTTCAAAAAGCATTTCTTAACAAATCATAAATGCATCAAAGGAATAATTTGAGATATCTACTAAAACACAGTGTGTTACACAAATCCAGTTCCGCATGTTTTATATCTTTGAAAACCTCCACATCTTGACCACTGGTCAAACCTCCATGTGGGTTTTGCAGTATTAACCTGACAATGTTAGATTGTTATTGATGTAAACAGAGGCAGTTCTGTGCAGTTTTTCAGTCTTTGCATGTTTAACTTCAGGCTTTATTTAGAAGTAGATTTTGGTTTCCTTGCCAGACATACAGTATTTACCATAAATCAGCAAACTGACAGGCTGGTGTAGTGTTCTCTTTCAAACAAAGACTGtctggctccccccccccctagtgTAAAACCTCCCTCTTGTTCTTCCCCCTCAGGTCCTGGTATGGGGGCCCCCTTGGTGACGGTGGCTCTGGTTGCTCGTACAGTCGCACAGCTTTGGGGGAAACCGCTGCTCGGGGTCAACCACTGTATCGGACACATTGAGATGGGTCGACTCATCACCAAATCCGACAACCCCACCGTGCTCTATGTCAGTGGGGGGAACACACAGGTTGGTGTCTTTTTGTGGGTCTCATTAAGGAGGAAAAATTGCTGTTCTGAAACTATTACACAGACATaatttaatgaattattattaaaaactgtCGTCCCTTTCTTCCTGTGCAGGTTATTGCGTACTCAGAGCGGCGGTACAGGATATTTGGGGAGACCATCGACATTGCTGTTGGAAACTGCTTGGACAGGTTCGCCAGAGTTATAAAGGTTGGTGTTATTATTTATCCTAATTGAAGCAGCTTTTTGCCTTTTAATGTGTCTGAAAGATGTGTGTTAATACTTCTATGTTGAACTGTTTCTCACCTCAGATTTCCAATGACCCCAGTCCGGGCTACAACATAGAGCAGATGGCCAAAAAGTGAGTGGTGGTTTACAAATATAATTACACATTATCTGCTGCTGTTGGCCACGAAGCAGCTCCACTGAGATACATGGGAATGTATTGTGTGCttaatttttttgttcattttgctAGAGGGAGTCAATATGTGGAGCTGCCATATACTGTTAAAGGAATGGACGTCTCATTTTCTGGGATTCTATCCTACATTGAGGTGAGCAGGAATTTGTGATTTAATCTTCTGCGTCTGACACGGTGTAGATGTTAAATAGGCACATTCTGAATTTGATGCACAATGATACAATTTCATGTCTATTACTTCATCTTCGTAATTAGTCTTTCTTTGATAGGATGCTGCTAATAAGATGCTGAGCTCGGGTCAGTGTACAGCAGAGGACCTGTGTTTTTCACTGCAGGTACAATGGATCAACAACTCACCCAGTCAGTCTCTTAGTATAGTGCTTTCCTGTTTGGTGTATCACCGTAGCTTAGTCAATTAAATAGAtatttaaaactatttattaAAGACAGTAGTGAGGATAAAGGCTTTTATTCTTGTTATTGTGTTAATTGTTGACACCCAGCTTCAAACAACTTAGTGGTAGACCAAGAATTCTTGACATCTTACTCTGCATTGATCTTGAGATATCTggttaattgattattttctcaatCATTTATAACCTGTTTTGTATATATGTCAGAAAAAAATCTTAGTTGACCCATTCAAACTAAAAGATAATCAGTTACTATCATGtttgacaaagaaaagaatCACATTCTCCCATTTGAGCAACTTTTTTATTGATGCACTGATAGCCCTTTATCAAAATCGTTGCCAATTACTTTTCTATTGGTTGACTCATTAATCAACCAATGTTTGCAGCTCTAACCTCATCAGCTCCCCTTACAGGAGACAGTATTCGCCATGCTGGTGGAGATCACAGAGAGGGCCATGGCTCACTGCAACTCACAAGAGGTCCTC encodes:
- the LOC132999406 gene encoding zinc finger protein 420-like; protein product: MDLSVFTASPTDDPFPLASLRLLVPPLQLMTASMLQVLKKQDVMNYWNVAEFVSLATDMVPELLMYKHRTQLNLGLRARYILELCRGEELLETDFILSHLDKIKSQNLTQMKEMEEEEVAVNFLELIQTLIKGPEERQDFFKEVFLAEFGSQYDTDLETLFCEFICRLTQLLPVPSLKQTMSWLGADCSVLEDCVHSVSKSTDLKHLLQQHKDMGHLEQHVPPSGMGECILSSLSAVPPSRVAKTTLQPNQSFPPQGLSDDTQTVPFVNNVEVEIITVTDYAEVELGPSTDIELVIEEHCYETTDTVAEDSLVVPPERTTREEVVDEAAGGATQAKVESGLTNVIQTEVQRHDPASSQHTASLGPHDCPDCEKKFKFASSLIAHRVIHTGERPHRCSECGRCFSFRQSLDRHRYTHNTGRKYDCAVCGETFHSLSARTEHKQTHMEDGVYACQQCKRKFTWELALARHVRTHTNDPSPDRPTGILKDGEKLVISDEIALEDPVVPTESDGQVEAEEKGDQDPENAEVQSSEGIIHESGGPLPDLDNHQGVPAANVRTSGRKRKPTMKIQVINLQKRLSTKRKKITRVDPPDLKPLPFSCAEHSYGSPMVSSKDSNETVFSCPKCSFHHSDEVQVQQHIDSFHSAEAEEDKSSLHQLADEQEGFSCSDCEKSFKFQSLLKAHQRIHTGEQPFLCSQCGLRFSFKQSLDRHKQTHKSGRKYECLICGEFFKSLVAQREHKSTHMENGAYLCSECGRAFAWKSALVRHVKTHGEDADKGERPHKCPQCDLSFSCASYLNRHVQTHQEEKVHKCNCGKSFAYRAALSAHQRIHQRERPHTCTQCGKGFLYKGGLRNHMKIHSEEMPFMCSFCGKSFKRERSMKKHERCHTRENVFSCSQCDKSFVYKATLIRHELTHSGERPYLCSDCGKGFFSHAELLKHERFHTGHKPFQCPHCGKSFTQSCYLTIHLRYHTGVRPYSCTECDKSFLSANRLKRHQRIHSGEKPFLCGECGKSFRQSYNLKMHQRTHIMKLT
- the apex1 gene encoding DNA-(apurinic or apyrimidinic site) endonuclease, coding for MKRGKKAEEEAATADGETETSTTPPKKAKKAKEPEAPILYEDPPDKMTSKDGRDANMKITSWNVDGLRAWVKKKGLDWVRDEAPDVLCLQETKCAEKDLPADITSMPEYPHKYWATSDEKGGYSGVGMLCKTEPINVTYGIGKEEHDKEGRVITAEFPNFYLVTVYVPNSGRGLVRLDYRKTWDVDFQSYLSELDMQKSVVLCGDLNVAHQEIDLKNPKGNKKSAGFTPEEREGFGQLLEAGFTDSFRELYPEQTNAYSFWTYMMNSRSKNVGWRLDYFMLSSSLLPGLCDSKIRNQAMGSDHCPITLHIAV
- the osgep gene encoding tRNA N6-adenosine threonylcarbamoyltransferase — translated: MTVIIGFEGSANKIGIGIIRDGEVLSNPRRTYITPPGQGFMPSDTARHHRAVILTVLKEALEQAGLKPADIDGVAYTKGPGMGAPLVTVALVARTVAQLWGKPLLGVNHCIGHIEMGRLITKSDNPTVLYVSGGNTQVIAYSERRYRIFGETIDIAVGNCLDRFARVIKISNDPSPGYNIEQMAKKGSQYVELPYTVKGMDVSFSGILSYIEDAANKMLSSGQCTAEDLCFSLQETVFAMLVEITERAMAHCNSQEVLIVGGVGCNMRLQKMMEVMCQERGAKLFATDERFCIDNGAMIAQAGWEMFRSGQVTELEDSWITQRYRTDEVEVTWRD